A part of Acropora palmata chromosome 8, jaAcrPala1.3, whole genome shotgun sequence genomic DNA contains:
- the LOC141890216 gene encoding uncharacterized protein LOC141890216 isoform X2, protein MLKTKTSVQIEYGRAYSYFLLLMHYYRPAVLQFKITSFRVDGMDMEEKVKGAHLRGQKYTVSQDGLCPRCGNSNRLYVILDKLFPMGDMPEILHSLIAKGRAILWSSQEKDGFKDPPTFLCRGFCPPDPLGAGFNVDWNRVSVNQILESLDNPIQATVPVPSPNRNNIQGGNFTQDESLDNQFIVLDNFNDSEVQRNTLQESGEQSGFNNGDEEGDDEDVHDDYDDDELDEEELIKQMLAKEQQKLSQENSDEDNNDKEDKNASDDDKAQAVCSDSEDSPEFSKQNSLTSDSVNPKVMTMTASTKHTPSTTSSNRAKTPESQYPVSSSGRCPYCGSTDVKYIIVVSDNTHDTKLPPSLQMLLKGNHAFKMAKGESEPPSFQCQKCQYGFNLDWSKTNLEMIFGLPPSTSSATSVTVSYKPTTSAAYQTPYRLPAAHPPYPQASVPPPGYHMPVGVPPQQVPPLPFHGGPPTYPGYYGPYHPPPPIPPPVGSYYRYPSSTVPSSAIPYAGVPPPGVFPPTVPPPGMPPPAVLAPRVPPPRMPPPGMMMPGLSPPVVPPDRLPPHRLPPPVVYPPGYPPTIATSTPPARDAYPQPHSTYNPMTPPYQPPPVRSYLPTPGARPNHPLKQQPIPQRPGKLHPWNQVAVTTVATVPQQQALAVQQAEEGDLGKIAATRFEIVLNQIDNAKARVRHEKQQLQQFQRVVEQEQNSAEPNALTEEGMKVPEYDEKPPGDDDQELDLSIIIAEDSEEDKRQDSLSSMTTSAQSVLPSQKTFSDHDVSVQPNANTQAVSYDTAVDELKEGAVTETPESASEKEVSPKGGQTGQSVKQEVSMSPSSPPFKPVIRRSRRSGHAAISEDTDSSATEEETTTVRGRQRRARRTKPPSREVEMLDITDNNANGGKLAEVETSEVEVEESSDVQSQSSVIPRTESDSTHEVPSESLISSSETEAAEGDGTRPARGKTTQGRKRKTEAAAIATPPIRKSRRRTAEQQLGSQDQKESEDEEMLVIDNNAASSCSGETRLPSSEVRCTAFVVGDLSNSEELSVQGVNVADDRNVAAEKMDTKEHSLCQTRKSTPQLQVSTKETESNQQNSSTLVSEEMQRYEAVDANKTRKSIPKRVLSTSTETGAKTRRTRNSEQLSTQEPELLSGDLLQKSDQEEDNETVNSQEHEEMTDASVGEQEKNSGRRTRKNRKLPFSSKIRTPEYTTSASEEDKPTPIDSRKSSTSNEDTTSEDVELSVMSSDTSEVGVSPRRTRRNKVKPGIEDNSELSQGSDNSVTNIFEEKASTTRRGRVARNKTPIVTPDILTKRVTRARKTKEL, encoded by the exons ATGCTTAAGACCAAAACTTCGGTGCAAATTGAGTACGGCCGTGCATACTCGTATTTCTTATTGCTCATGCACTACTACCGTCCTGCTGtgttacaatttaaaataacttcctttAGAGTTGATGGCATGGATATGGAGGAAAAAGTGAAAGGTGCTCATTTGCGTGGACAAAAATACACTGTGTCTCAAGATGGTTTGTGCCCTCGCTGTGGAAATTCAAACAGGCTCTATGTCATCTTGGATAA ATTGTTTCCCATGGGTGACATGCCTGAAATTCTGCACAGTCTCATAGCTAAAGGGAGAGCAATTCTTTGGTCAAGTCAGGAAAAGGATGGCTTCAAG GATCCACCAACCTTTCTGTGTCGTGGTTTTTGCCCCCCTGACCCGCTTGGTGCTGGGTTTAATGTGGACTGGAACAGAGTGTCTGTCAATCAAATTTTAGAATCTTTGGATAATCCCATACAG GCAACAGTTCCTGTACCAAGTCCTAACAGAAACAACATTCAAG GTGGAAATTTTACCCAAGATGAATCTTTGGATAATCAGTTCATTgttttggacaattttaatGATAGTGAAGTTCAAAGAAATACTTTGCAAGAATCAGGTGAACAAA GTGGGTTTAACAATGGAGATGAAGAAGGAGATGATGAGGATGTTCatgatgattatgatgacGATGAACTTGATGAAGAAGAACTCATCAAACAAATGCTTGccaaagaacaacaaaaactttCTCAAGAAAACAGTGACGAAGACAACAATGACAAAGAGGATAAAAATGCAAGTGATGATGACAAGGCTCAAGCTGTTTGTTCAGATTCTGAGGATTCTCCAGAATTTTCTAAACAAAATTCCTTAACTAGTGACTCAGTCAACCCAAAAGTTATGACTATGACGGCATCAACAAAGCATACACCATCTACTACTTCAAGTAACAGAGCTAAGACACCTGAGTCACAGTATCCTGTTTCGTCAAGTGGTCGCTGTCCGTACTGTGGCTCAACAGATGTGAAATATATCATTGTGGTTTCAGACAACACACATGACACCAAGTTACCGCCTAGTCTACAGATGTTGCTTAAGGGCAATCATGCCTTTAAAATGGCAAAAG GTGAAAGTGAACCACCTTCATTCCAGTGTCAGAAATGTCAATATGGTTTCAATCTGGACTGGTCCAAAACAAACCTTGAAATGATATTTGGACTTCCCCCCTCAACATCTTCAGCTACATCAGTTACTGTTTCATATaaaccaacaacatcagcagCTTATCAGACACCATACAGGCTGCCTGCTGCTCATCCACCTTACCCTCAAGCAAGTGTGCCACCACCAGGGTACCACATGCCCGTTGGGGTACCCCCACAACAAGTACCTCCTTTACCTTTCCATGG AGGTCCACCAACATATCCTGGATATTATGGGCCTTATCATCCACCACCTCCCATTCCCCCTCCAGTTGGTTCATATTATCGTTACCCATCTTCTACTGTACCATCATCCGCCATACCTTATGCGGGGGTACCACCCCCTGGAGTATTCCCCCCCACTGTTCCACCACCTGGTATGCCACCTCCTGCAGTACTAGCCCCAAGAGTACCACCCCCAAGGATGCCGCCTCCTGGCATGATGATGCCTGGCTTATCACCCCCTGTTGTGCCACCTGATAGGTTACCACCTCATAGGCTACCACCCCCTGTTGTTTATCCACCAGGTTACCCACCCACCATAGCCACTTCTACACCACCAGCTAGGGATGCCTACCCACAACCTCATTCCACATACAACCCCATGACTCCTCCCTATCAACCTCCCCCCGTCAGAAGCTACCTCCCTACCCCAGGTGCAAGACCCAACCATCCACTAAAGCAGCAACCGATACCACAAAGGCCTGGAAAACTGCATCCATGGAACCAAGTGGCTGTGACTACAGTTGCCACAGTTCCACAGCAACAGGCCCTTGCTGTTCAGCAGGCCGAGGAAGGTGATCTTGGCAAAATTGCCGCTACACGATTTGAAATTGTGCTGAATCAGATTGACAACGCCAAGGCTCGTGTTCGTCACGAGAAGCAGCAGCTGCAACAGTTTCAAAGAGTCGTTGAACAGGAGCAAAATAGCGCGGAACCAAATGCCCTGACAGAGGAAGGAATGAAGGTGCCAGAATATGACGAAAAGCCACCTGGTGATGATGACCAAG AACTTGACCTTAGCATTATTATAGCCGAGGATTCAGAAGAAGACAAACGCCAAGACTCTTTGTCATCAATGACTACCTCAGCACAGTCAGTATTGCCATCACAAAAGACATTCTCAGACCATGATGTAAGTGTTCAGCCAAACGCAAACACACAGGCTGTCTCTTATGATACGGCTGTTGATGAATTGAAAGAAGGTGCCGTAACAGAAACACCGGAATCCGCTTCCGAGAAAGAAGTGTCTCCTAAAGGTGGTCAAACAGGCCAGTCTGTGAAACAAGAGGTCTCAATGAGTCCTTCTTCTCCGCCATTCAAGCCAGTGATAAGGCGGTCAAGAAGGTCAGGACATGCAGCGATAAGTGAGGATACTGATTCCTCGGCAACTGAAGAGGAAACTACCACAGTCAGAGGAAGGCAAAGAAGAGCCCGCAGAACTAAACCACCTAGTAGAGAAGTAGAGATGCTGGATATTACAGATAACAACGCAAACGGAGGAAAGCTGGCGGAGGTAGAAACAAGCGAGGTTGAGGTGGAAGAGTCATCAGACGTGCAAAGTCAGAGTAGTGTTATTCCTCGGACAGAGAGTGACTCTACACATGAAGTACCCAGTGAGAGCTTAATATCGTCCTCAGAAACAGAGGCTGCTGAAGGCGATGGAACGCGCCCGGCGCGTGGGAAAACAACACAGGGAAGGAAGAGAAAGACGGAGGCCGCAGCTATTGCGACACCTCCAATCAGAAAATCACGGCGAAGGACAGCAGAGCAACAGCTAGGAAGTCAAGACCAGAAGGAAAGCGAAGACGAGGAGATGTTAGTTATTGATAACAATGCAGCCTCGTCATGTTCCGGGGAAACGAGATTACCGAGTAGCGAGGTACGGTGTACAGCATTTGTTGTTGGTGATCTCAGTAACTCTGAGGAGCTATCAGTTCAGGGAGTCAACGTGGCAGATGATCGCAACGTGGCTGCGGAAAAGATGGACACCAAGGAACACTCCTTATGCCAAACACGAAAATCAACACCGCAGTTACAAGTTAGTACTAAAGAAACTGAATCCAATCAACAAAATAGCTCAACCTTAGTCTCGGAAGAAATGCAACGCTACGAAGCTGTTGATGCCAACAAGACTCGGAAGTCGATACCCAAACGCGTCCTTTCGACATCAACCGAAACGGGTGCCAAAACTCGGCGGACCCGAAATTCCGAACAATTGTCTACTCAAGAGCCCGAGCTGTTGAGCGGTGACTTGCTGCAGAAGAGCGACCAGGAAGAAGATAATGAAACAGTTAATTCGCAAGAACATGAAGAAATGACAGACGCTTCCGTTGGAGAACAGGAAAAGAACAGTGGTCGACGAACCAGGAAGAATCGGAAATTACCCTTCTCTAGCAAAATTCGTACCCCGGAATACACCACAAGTGCTTCAGAGGAGGATAAGCCCACACCGATTGATTCTCGGAAATCATCGACTTCAAACGAGGACACGACGAGTGAAGACGTTGAGTTATCGGTAATGTCATCCGATACCTCGGAAGTAGGGGTATCACCTCGACGGACTCGAAGGAACAAAGTTAAGCCAGGAATTGAAGACAACAGTGAATTGTCGCAGGGGTCGGATAATTCAGTGACTAACATCTTTGAGGAAAAAGCTTCAACTACAAGGCGGGGAAGAGTAGCAAGAAATAAAACTCCGATAGTAACCCCAGATATCTTAACTAAGAGAGTTACAAGGGCacggaaaacaaaagagttataa
- the LOC141890216 gene encoding uncharacterized protein LOC141890216 isoform X3, with the protein MLKTKTSVQIEYGRAYSYFLLLMHYYRPAVLQFKITSFRVDGMDMEEKVKGAHLRGQKYTVSQDGLCPRCGNSNRLYVILDKLFPMGDMPEILHSLIAKGRAILWSSQEKDGFKDPPTFLCRGFCPPDPLGAGFNVDWNRVSVNQILESLDNPIQKATVPVPSPNRNNIQGGNFTQDESLDNQFIVLDNFNDSEVQRNTLQESGGFNNGDEEGDDEDVHDDYDDDELDEEELIKQMLAKEQQKLSQENSDEDNNDKEDKNASDDDKAQAVCSDSEDSPEFSKQNSLTSDSVNPKVMTMTASTKHTPSTTSSNRAKTPESQYPVSSSGRCPYCGSTDVKYIIVVSDNTHDTKLPPSLQMLLKGNHAFKMAKGESEPPSFQCQKCQYGFNLDWSKTNLEMIFGLPPSTSSATSVTVSYKPTTSAAYQTPYRLPAAHPPYPQASVPPPGYHMPVGVPPQQVPPLPFHGGPPTYPGYYGPYHPPPPIPPPVGSYYRYPSSTVPSSAIPYAGVPPPGVFPPTVPPPGMPPPAVLAPRVPPPRMPPPGMMMPGLSPPVVPPDRLPPHRLPPPVVYPPGYPPTIATSTPPARDAYPQPHSTYNPMTPPYQPPPVRSYLPTPGARPNHPLKQQPIPQRPGKLHPWNQVAVTTVATVPQQQALAVQQAEEGDLGKIAATRFEIVLNQIDNAKARVRHEKQQLQQFQRVVEQEQNSAEPNALTEEGMKVPEYDEKPPGDDDQELDLSIIIAEDSEEDKRQDSLSSMTTSAQSVLPSQKTFSDHDVSVQPNANTQAVSYDTAVDELKEGAVTETPESASEKEVSPKGGQTGQSVKQEVSMSPSSPPFKPVIRRSRRSGHAAISEDTDSSATEEETTTVRGRQRRARRTKPPSREVEMLDITDNNANGGKLAEVETSEVEVEESSDVQSQSSVIPRTESDSTHEVPSESLISSSETEAAEGDGTRPARGKTTQGRKRKTEAAAIATPPIRKSRRRTAEQQLGSQDQKESEDEEMLVIDNNAASSCSGETRLPSSEVRCTAFVVGDLSNSEELSVQGVNVADDRNVAAEKMDTKEHSLCQTRKSTPQLQVSTKETESNQQNSSTLVSEEMQRYEAVDANKTRKSIPKRVLSTSTETGAKTRRTRNSEQLSTQEPELLSGDLLQKSDQEEDNETVNSQEHEEMTDASVGEQEKNSGRRTRKNRKLPFSSKIRTPEYTTSASEEDKPTPIDSRKSSTSNEDTTSEDVELSVMSSDTSEVGVSPRRTRRNKVKPGIEDNSELSQGSDNSVTNIFEEKASTTRRGRVARNKTPIVTPDILTKRVTRARKTKEL; encoded by the exons ATGCTTAAGACCAAAACTTCGGTGCAAATTGAGTACGGCCGTGCATACTCGTATTTCTTATTGCTCATGCACTACTACCGTCCTGCTGtgttacaatttaaaataacttcctttAGAGTTGATGGCATGGATATGGAGGAAAAAGTGAAAGGTGCTCATTTGCGTGGACAAAAATACACTGTGTCTCAAGATGGTTTGTGCCCTCGCTGTGGAAATTCAAACAGGCTCTATGTCATCTTGGATAA ATTGTTTCCCATGGGTGACATGCCTGAAATTCTGCACAGTCTCATAGCTAAAGGGAGAGCAATTCTTTGGTCAAGTCAGGAAAAGGATGGCTTCAAG GATCCACCAACCTTTCTGTGTCGTGGTTTTTGCCCCCCTGACCCGCTTGGTGCTGGGTTTAATGTGGACTGGAACAGAGTGTCTGTCAATCAAATTTTAGAATCTTTGGATAATCCCATACAG AAGGCAACAGTTCCTGTACCAAGTCCTAACAGAAACAACATTCAAG GTGGAAATTTTACCCAAGATGAATCTTTGGATAATCAGTTCATTgttttggacaattttaatGATAGTGAAGTTCAAAGAAATACTTTGCAAGAATCAG GTGGGTTTAACAATGGAGATGAAGAAGGAGATGATGAGGATGTTCatgatgattatgatgacGATGAACTTGATGAAGAAGAACTCATCAAACAAATGCTTGccaaagaacaacaaaaactttCTCAAGAAAACAGTGACGAAGACAACAATGACAAAGAGGATAAAAATGCAAGTGATGATGACAAGGCTCAAGCTGTTTGTTCAGATTCTGAGGATTCTCCAGAATTTTCTAAACAAAATTCCTTAACTAGTGACTCAGTCAACCCAAAAGTTATGACTATGACGGCATCAACAAAGCATACACCATCTACTACTTCAAGTAACAGAGCTAAGACACCTGAGTCACAGTATCCTGTTTCGTCAAGTGGTCGCTGTCCGTACTGTGGCTCAACAGATGTGAAATATATCATTGTGGTTTCAGACAACACACATGACACCAAGTTACCGCCTAGTCTACAGATGTTGCTTAAGGGCAATCATGCCTTTAAAATGGCAAAAG GTGAAAGTGAACCACCTTCATTCCAGTGTCAGAAATGTCAATATGGTTTCAATCTGGACTGGTCCAAAACAAACCTTGAAATGATATTTGGACTTCCCCCCTCAACATCTTCAGCTACATCAGTTACTGTTTCATATaaaccaacaacatcagcagCTTATCAGACACCATACAGGCTGCCTGCTGCTCATCCACCTTACCCTCAAGCAAGTGTGCCACCACCAGGGTACCACATGCCCGTTGGGGTACCCCCACAACAAGTACCTCCTTTACCTTTCCATGG AGGTCCACCAACATATCCTGGATATTATGGGCCTTATCATCCACCACCTCCCATTCCCCCTCCAGTTGGTTCATATTATCGTTACCCATCTTCTACTGTACCATCATCCGCCATACCTTATGCGGGGGTACCACCCCCTGGAGTATTCCCCCCCACTGTTCCACCACCTGGTATGCCACCTCCTGCAGTACTAGCCCCAAGAGTACCACCCCCAAGGATGCCGCCTCCTGGCATGATGATGCCTGGCTTATCACCCCCTGTTGTGCCACCTGATAGGTTACCACCTCATAGGCTACCACCCCCTGTTGTTTATCCACCAGGTTACCCACCCACCATAGCCACTTCTACACCACCAGCTAGGGATGCCTACCCACAACCTCATTCCACATACAACCCCATGACTCCTCCCTATCAACCTCCCCCCGTCAGAAGCTACCTCCCTACCCCAGGTGCAAGACCCAACCATCCACTAAAGCAGCAACCGATACCACAAAGGCCTGGAAAACTGCATCCATGGAACCAAGTGGCTGTGACTACAGTTGCCACAGTTCCACAGCAACAGGCCCTTGCTGTTCAGCAGGCCGAGGAAGGTGATCTTGGCAAAATTGCCGCTACACGATTTGAAATTGTGCTGAATCAGATTGACAACGCCAAGGCTCGTGTTCGTCACGAGAAGCAGCAGCTGCAACAGTTTCAAAGAGTCGTTGAACAGGAGCAAAATAGCGCGGAACCAAATGCCCTGACAGAGGAAGGAATGAAGGTGCCAGAATATGACGAAAAGCCACCTGGTGATGATGACCAAG AACTTGACCTTAGCATTATTATAGCCGAGGATTCAGAAGAAGACAAACGCCAAGACTCTTTGTCATCAATGACTACCTCAGCACAGTCAGTATTGCCATCACAAAAGACATTCTCAGACCATGATGTAAGTGTTCAGCCAAACGCAAACACACAGGCTGTCTCTTATGATACGGCTGTTGATGAATTGAAAGAAGGTGCCGTAACAGAAACACCGGAATCCGCTTCCGAGAAAGAAGTGTCTCCTAAAGGTGGTCAAACAGGCCAGTCTGTGAAACAAGAGGTCTCAATGAGTCCTTCTTCTCCGCCATTCAAGCCAGTGATAAGGCGGTCAAGAAGGTCAGGACATGCAGCGATAAGTGAGGATACTGATTCCTCGGCAACTGAAGAGGAAACTACCACAGTCAGAGGAAGGCAAAGAAGAGCCCGCAGAACTAAACCACCTAGTAGAGAAGTAGAGATGCTGGATATTACAGATAACAACGCAAACGGAGGAAAGCTGGCGGAGGTAGAAACAAGCGAGGTTGAGGTGGAAGAGTCATCAGACGTGCAAAGTCAGAGTAGTGTTATTCCTCGGACAGAGAGTGACTCTACACATGAAGTACCCAGTGAGAGCTTAATATCGTCCTCAGAAACAGAGGCTGCTGAAGGCGATGGAACGCGCCCGGCGCGTGGGAAAACAACACAGGGAAGGAAGAGAAAGACGGAGGCCGCAGCTATTGCGACACCTCCAATCAGAAAATCACGGCGAAGGACAGCAGAGCAACAGCTAGGAAGTCAAGACCAGAAGGAAAGCGAAGACGAGGAGATGTTAGTTATTGATAACAATGCAGCCTCGTCATGTTCCGGGGAAACGAGATTACCGAGTAGCGAGGTACGGTGTACAGCATTTGTTGTTGGTGATCTCAGTAACTCTGAGGAGCTATCAGTTCAGGGAGTCAACGTGGCAGATGATCGCAACGTGGCTGCGGAAAAGATGGACACCAAGGAACACTCCTTATGCCAAACACGAAAATCAACACCGCAGTTACAAGTTAGTACTAAAGAAACTGAATCCAATCAACAAAATAGCTCAACCTTAGTCTCGGAAGAAATGCAACGCTACGAAGCTGTTGATGCCAACAAGACTCGGAAGTCGATACCCAAACGCGTCCTTTCGACATCAACCGAAACGGGTGCCAAAACTCGGCGGACCCGAAATTCCGAACAATTGTCTACTCAAGAGCCCGAGCTGTTGAGCGGTGACTTGCTGCAGAAGAGCGACCAGGAAGAAGATAATGAAACAGTTAATTCGCAAGAACATGAAGAAATGACAGACGCTTCCGTTGGAGAACAGGAAAAGAACAGTGGTCGACGAACCAGGAAGAATCGGAAATTACCCTTCTCTAGCAAAATTCGTACCCCGGAATACACCACAAGTGCTTCAGAGGAGGATAAGCCCACACCGATTGATTCTCGGAAATCATCGACTTCAAACGAGGACACGACGAGTGAAGACGTTGAGTTATCGGTAATGTCATCCGATACCTCGGAAGTAGGGGTATCACCTCGACGGACTCGAAGGAACAAAGTTAAGCCAGGAATTGAAGACAACAGTGAATTGTCGCAGGGGTCGGATAATTCAGTGACTAACATCTTTGAGGAAAAAGCTTCAACTACAAGGCGGGGAAGAGTAGCAAGAAATAAAACTCCGATAGTAACCCCAGATATCTTAACTAAGAGAGTTACAAGGGCacggaaaacaaaagagttataa